A region of Pyxidicoccus parkwaysis DNA encodes the following proteins:
- a CDS encoding MFS transporter yields MVRRAASLRVVFGIVALDLIGFGILIPQLGVYGVKFGASPFTVGLLISVYSLMQLVAAPVLGRMSDRYGRRPVLLLSQVGSLAGYVLFAFAHSLPLLFLARIIDGVSGGNIATAQAVVADITSPKDRARGMGVIGAAFGLGFVLGPALGGFLGAWGGNLAIGLFAAGLVALNLAGTFLFLPETRAMGATGHARTLKGASVALSVPVVGRCLLLVLVFTTAFAQMEGTFSVYLLTRFLSSGPVPLQGGLFLQAALPDAAVLREASLRAGWLFATVGVLSALVQGGLVRRLVGGREGKPGREAPVATVGFGLTAAGLALLPVAPGYAWLFPVMGLLAVGSALVNPCLSALVSLHAPPERLGAVLGAYQAFGSMGRIVGPALGGWLFTRLGPGAPYGTAAVMVGLAALLALSLVAQARMAGAGDVQRS; encoded by the coding sequence GTGGTGAGGCGGGCGGCGTCACTGCGCGTCGTCTTCGGAATCGTCGCGCTGGACCTCATCGGGTTCGGCATCCTGATTCCGCAGCTGGGCGTGTACGGGGTGAAGTTCGGTGCTTCGCCGTTCACGGTGGGGCTGCTGATCTCCGTCTATTCGTTGATGCAGCTGGTGGCGGCCCCGGTTTTGGGACGCATGAGCGACAGGTATGGCCGGCGGCCGGTGCTGCTGCTGAGCCAGGTGGGCTCGCTGGCGGGCTACGTGTTGTTCGCCTTCGCGCACTCGCTGCCGTTGTTGTTCCTGGCGCGCATCATCGACGGGGTGTCCGGAGGCAACATCGCCACCGCGCAGGCGGTGGTGGCGGACATCACCTCGCCGAAGGACAGGGCACGGGGCATGGGCGTCATCGGCGCGGCATTCGGACTGGGCTTCGTGCTGGGGCCGGCGCTGGGCGGCTTTTTGGGCGCGTGGGGTGGCAACCTCGCCATCGGCCTGTTCGCGGCGGGGCTGGTGGCTCTCAACCTCGCGGGCACCTTCCTCTTCCTCCCGGAGACGCGGGCCATGGGCGCCACGGGGCACGCGCGCACGCTGAAGGGCGCGTCGGTGGCGCTGAGCGTGCCGGTGGTGGGGCGCTGCCTCCTGCTGGTGCTGGTGTTCACCACCGCCTTCGCGCAGATGGAGGGCACCTTCAGCGTGTACCTGCTGACGCGCTTCCTCTCGTCCGGGCCGGTGCCGCTGCAAGGCGGGCTGTTCCTCCAGGCGGCGCTGCCGGACGCGGCGGTGCTGCGCGAGGCGAGCCTGCGGGCGGGCTGGCTCTTCGCGACGGTGGGCGTGCTGTCCGCGCTGGTGCAGGGCGGGCTGGTGCGGCGGCTGGTGGGCGGGAGGGAGGGCAAGCCCGGGCGCGAGGCCCCGGTGGCCACGGTGGGCTTCGGGCTCACGGCGGCGGGGCTGGCGTTGCTGCCGGTGGCCCCCGGTTATGCATGGCTCTTCCCGGTGATGGGGCTGTTGGCGGTGGGCTCGGCGCTGGTGAACCCATGTCTGTCCGCCCTGGTATCTCTGCACGCTCCGCCGGAGCGGCTGGGCGCGGTGCTGGGGGCGTACCAGGCCTTCGGTTCCATGGGGCGAATCGTGGGGCCGGCGCTGGGCGGGTGGCTCTTCACCCGTCTGGGGCCGGGGGCGCCGTACGGGACGGCGGCGGTGATGGTGGGGCTGGCGGCGCTATTGGCGTTGTCGCTGGTGGCCCAGGCGAGAATGGCAGGCGCGGGGGACGTACAAAGGTCCTAA
- the gltC gene encoding adventurous gliding motility protein GltC translates to MIRSFRLIRLAVLGLALAWTAPSFAQSFEGLDLGAQSKKKKRGSSTTSSKKKKPTARKARGKGKQATPPEEDDTATATSPAESTPPAATTPAVATPAAPAATTPAATAPAPTPASPPASAQSGGSTGGGLGLDLTQEAPKQTAPTMSFDAVDVSGKTADRQRLDIAVNLFKNDEYEKAAMSAHELLQDQKLAGLHTEARYVLAKALYRMGMYHSSLGEFSKLLALGPSTKFFKTSLEWLFFISRKTKNETVILDEIARHANQEFPEKYRNEFRYLLARYHFVRGRALDQVGQPADADKSFEEVKRLVLSIPRTDPFFPRAKYLEGLAAFRNGSHQKDAAAKRGNGEMLASIEAMKEVIRLTRPVPGKSAEQAKLDKSLRELAFMQLARTHYGMQQNRYALFYLAKVERGNTQWLESLFESSWANYRVGQYEQALGNLITLSSPFFREEYFPEALILKAVIYYENCRYRESNLILQDFERTYLPVHDQLEALVKKNMDAGEYYSVLAEVQKKNKEGLEKNETDVILERILRLALTDQDLRKTNDSILELEGEMDAFANRADTFKYSDLSKSLLEGLKVQRTALISKAGIMAKGKLETELVALKQLLANGLRIKFETTTKEKEFLEEQLKAGGRTAIVKKYKYSVAVSDDQLYWPYDGEYWRDELGTYQYTLTKGCIERDTANRNVQSAEAL, encoded by the coding sequence ATGATTCGCTCCTTCCGGCTCATCCGTCTCGCCGTCCTCGGGCTCGCGCTCGCGTGGACGGCCCCCAGCTTCGCCCAGAGCTTCGAGGGCCTGGACCTCGGCGCCCAGTCCAAGAAGAAGAAGCGCGGCTCCAGCACCACCTCCAGCAAGAAGAAGAAGCCCACCGCGCGCAAGGCGCGTGGCAAGGGCAAGCAGGCCACGCCTCCGGAGGAGGACGACACCGCCACGGCCACGTCCCCCGCCGAGAGCACGCCTCCCGCCGCCACCACGCCCGCGGTGGCCACGCCGGCCGCTCCCGCCGCCACCACGCCCGCGGCGACGGCTCCCGCGCCTACGCCGGCCTCGCCTCCGGCGTCCGCCCAGTCCGGTGGCTCCACCGGCGGCGGGCTGGGGCTGGACTTGACGCAGGAGGCGCCCAAGCAGACGGCGCCCACCATGTCCTTCGACGCGGTGGACGTGTCCGGCAAGACGGCGGACCGCCAGCGCCTGGACATCGCCGTCAACCTCTTCAAGAACGACGAGTACGAGAAGGCCGCCATGTCGGCCCATGAGCTGCTGCAGGACCAGAAGCTGGCGGGCCTGCACACCGAGGCGCGCTACGTCCTCGCCAAGGCGCTCTACCGCATGGGCATGTACCACTCGTCGCTGGGCGAGTTCTCCAAGCTGCTCGCGCTGGGGCCCTCCACCAAGTTCTTCAAGACGAGCCTGGAGTGGCTCTTCTTCATCAGCCGCAAGACGAAGAACGAGACGGTCATCCTCGACGAGATTGCCCGGCACGCGAACCAGGAGTTCCCCGAGAAGTACCGGAACGAGTTCCGCTACCTGCTGGCGCGCTACCACTTCGTGCGCGGCCGCGCGCTGGACCAGGTGGGCCAGCCGGCGGACGCGGACAAGAGCTTCGAGGAGGTGAAGCGCCTGGTGCTGAGCATTCCTCGCACGGACCCGTTCTTCCCGCGCGCGAAGTACCTGGAGGGCCTGGCCGCCTTCCGCAACGGCAGCCACCAGAAGGACGCGGCGGCCAAGCGCGGCAACGGCGAGATGCTGGCCTCCATCGAGGCGATGAAGGAGGTCATCCGCCTCACCCGGCCCGTGCCCGGCAAGTCCGCCGAGCAGGCGAAGCTGGACAAGTCGCTGCGCGAGCTGGCCTTCATGCAGCTGGCCCGCACGCACTACGGCATGCAGCAGAACCGCTACGCGCTCTTCTACCTGGCCAAGGTGGAGCGCGGTAACACGCAGTGGCTGGAGTCCCTCTTCGAGTCCTCCTGGGCCAACTACCGCGTGGGCCAGTACGAGCAGGCGCTGGGCAACCTGATTACGTTGTCCTCGCCCTTCTTCCGCGAGGAGTACTTCCCCGAGGCGCTCATCCTGAAGGCGGTCATCTATTACGAGAACTGCCGCTACCGGGAGTCCAACCTCATCCTCCAGGACTTCGAGCGCACGTACCTGCCGGTGCATGACCAGCTCGAGGCGCTGGTGAAGAAGAACATGGACGCCGGGGAGTACTACTCGGTGCTCGCCGAGGTGCAGAAGAAGAACAAGGAAGGCCTGGAGAAGAACGAGACGGACGTCATCCTGGAGCGCATCCTCCGGCTGGCCCTCACCGACCAGGACCTGCGCAAGACGAACGACTCCATCCTCGAGCTGGAAGGGGAGATGGACGCCTTCGCCAACCGCGCGGACACCTTCAAGTACTCGGACTTGAGCAAGTCGCTGCTGGAGGGCCTCAAGGTCCAGCGCACCGCGCTCATCTCCAAGGCCGGCATCATGGCCAAGGGCAAGCTGGAGACGGAGCTGGTGGCGCTCAAGCAGCTGCTCGCCAACGGCCTGCGCATCAAGTTCGAGACGACGACGAAGGAGAAGGAGTTCCTCGAGGAGCAGCTCAAGGCGGGCGGCCGCACGGCCATCGTCAAGAAGTACAAGTACTCGGTGGCCGTCTCGGACGACCAGCTCTACTGGCCGTACGACGGTGAGTACTGGCGTGACGAGCTGGGCACGTACCAGTACACGCTGACGAAGGGCTGCATCGAGCGCGACACGGCGAACCGCAACGTCCAGTCCGCCGAGGCCCTGTAG
- a CDS encoding outer membrane beta-barrel domain-containing protein, with amino-acid sequence MKWTLRLLLALCLVVPALGHAQSSNEEEEAGDVSEVDKDRLGPLRERVRPVSGHLFLKKGRFEFSPSATLSLRDAFFSKYIFGGSLTYHPLETLGVGLRLGYALNSVAGAAQICTFTDGTDGNSTRGCKSPTMNELDGQAPGQLKLLAGADVQWAPIYGKLSLLAEKFVSFDLYGIAGASLVQYRGPDLANTDSAVAKSYMTPGGNVGVGARFFFNRWVTLRTEVRDLIYVEKSRTSDNYLRNQLLFELGVSFFFFNGSES; translated from the coding sequence ATGAAGTGGACCCTTCGTCTGCTCCTGGCCCTGTGCCTCGTGGTGCCCGCGCTGGGCCACGCCCAGTCCTCCAACGAAGAGGAGGAGGCCGGCGACGTGTCCGAGGTGGACAAGGACCGGCTCGGGCCGCTGCGCGAGCGCGTGCGCCCCGTCTCCGGGCACCTGTTCCTCAAGAAGGGGCGCTTCGAGTTCAGCCCGTCCGCCACGCTGTCGCTGCGTGACGCCTTCTTCAGCAAGTACATCTTCGGCGGCTCGCTCACCTACCACCCGCTGGAGACGCTCGGCGTGGGGCTGCGGCTGGGCTACGCCCTCAACTCGGTGGCCGGCGCGGCGCAGATCTGCACCTTCACCGACGGCACGGACGGCAACTCCACGCGCGGCTGCAAGTCGCCCACGATGAACGAGCTCGATGGACAGGCTCCCGGCCAGCTCAAGCTGCTGGCGGGCGCGGACGTCCAGTGGGCGCCCATCTACGGCAAGCTGTCGCTGCTGGCGGAGAAGTTCGTCAGCTTCGACCTGTACGGCATCGCGGGCGCGTCCCTGGTGCAGTACCGCGGCCCGGACCTGGCCAACACGGACTCGGCGGTCGCCAAGAGCTACATGACCCCGGGCGGCAACGTGGGCGTGGGCGCGCGCTTCTTCTTCAACCGCTGGGTGACGCTGCGCACCGAGGTGCGTGACCTCATCTACGTGGAGAAGAGCCGCACGTCCGACAACTACCTGCGCAACCAGCTCCTCTTCGAGCTGGGCGTGTCCTTCTTCTTCTTCAACGGCTCCGAGTCATGA
- a CDS encoding outer membrane beta-barrel domain-containing protein, whose translation MNRPTLLLALCLVPSLAPAQSQEGMGLDLTKEESPAAPSSSSEETPTPPPAGDAKPATAEEPPPEPEAIAPLTDITQEDRVKSVQRKVYRKKGRFELTPLISISVNDPFYSKVGASLRGAWYLADTLAIAGRASVMQVVPSDDVRTAKRTFNSKIYNSVPEWSAMGDLEWSPLYGKVAFLNSILHFDGYLLAGAGVVRTETSALPDRGLNPAADLGLGMRFVAKDYLAVNVALINTSYVDQPLGSSKGAIQNMMTLNAGISLFLPFKSTGRDSE comes from the coding sequence TTGAACCGCCCCACGTTGCTGCTCGCCCTGTGTCTGGTGCCTTCGCTGGCGCCCGCGCAGAGCCAGGAAGGCATGGGACTCGACCTGACGAAGGAAGAGTCTCCCGCCGCGCCGTCTTCTTCTTCCGAGGAAACCCCCACTCCACCTCCCGCGGGGGACGCCAAGCCCGCCACCGCGGAGGAGCCGCCCCCCGAGCCCGAGGCCATCGCGCCGCTGACGGACATCACCCAGGAGGACCGGGTGAAGAGCGTCCAGCGCAAGGTCTACCGCAAGAAGGGGCGCTTCGAGCTGACGCCGCTCATCAGCATCTCGGTGAATGATCCGTTCTATTCCAAGGTGGGCGCGTCGCTGCGCGGCGCCTGGTACCTGGCGGACACGTTGGCCATCGCCGGCCGCGCATCCGTGATGCAGGTGGTGCCCTCCGACGACGTGCGGACGGCCAAGCGCACCTTCAACAGCAAGATCTACAACTCCGTCCCCGAGTGGTCCGCGATGGGCGACCTGGAGTGGAGCCCGCTGTACGGCAAGGTGGCGTTCCTCAACTCCATCCTCCACTTCGACGGCTACCTGCTCGCGGGCGCCGGCGTGGTGCGCACGGAGACGTCCGCGCTGCCCGACCGCGGCCTCAATCCCGCCGCCGACCTGGGCCTGGGCATGCGCTTCGTGGCCAAGGACTACCTGGCCGTGAATGTGGCCCTCATCAACACCTCCTACGTGGATCAGCCCCTGGGCAGCAGCAAGGGCGCCATCCAGAACATGATGACCCTCAACGCCGGCATCTCGCTGTTCCTGCCCTTCAAGTCGACGGGGAGGGACTCGGAATGA
- the cglC gene encoding adventurous gliding motility lipoprotein CglC, which produces MSVRTALLMSAALFLGGCEVSSQIGKECTLVRKATPEEKAQTDHDTMPILEKEVAPRQDFISFGAVECEDLICVRDKDFPRATNEDGTINQNAPALGYCSKECVEGSKACEVKDTSGVQADLPARMSCRALLLDQDTLDALRSADEAFYRRTFGENNSPFFCAGAPVSAAGN; this is translated from the coding sequence ATGTCCGTGCGAACCGCCCTCCTGATGTCCGCCGCGTTGTTCCTCGGTGGCTGTGAGGTCAGCAGCCAGATCGGCAAGGAGTGCACCCTGGTGCGCAAGGCGACGCCCGAAGAGAAGGCGCAGACCGACCACGACACCATGCCCATCCTGGAGAAGGAGGTCGCCCCGCGGCAGGACTTCATCTCCTTCGGCGCGGTGGAGTGCGAGGACCTCATCTGCGTGCGCGACAAGGACTTCCCCCGGGCGACCAACGAGGACGGCACCATCAACCAGAACGCGCCGGCCCTGGGCTACTGCAGCAAGGAGTGCGTGGAAGGCTCCAAGGCGTGCGAGGTGAAGGACACCAGCGGCGTGCAGGCGGACCTGCCGGCGCGCATGAGCTGCCGCGCGCTGCTGCTGGACCAGGACACGCTGGACGCCCTGCGCTCGGCGGACGAGGCCTTCTACCGGCGGACGTTCGGCGAGAACAACTCGCCCTTCTTCTGCGCGGGCGCACCCGTGTCGGCGGCCGGCAACTGA
- a CDS encoding vWA domain-containing protein, whose amino-acid sequence MNRTVLFLSLAGGLALTALVLGLPQLGGVQPPQPPPVPVVVTPPPTPPQPVTATPGSLTMTSRLSHPYIPVGTSEVFATVDLTGAEVPGAKRSPVNLALVIDRSGSMSGYKLQQAKQAARHLVSLLRDEDRLAIVHYGSDVKSLPSLQATPGNRERMLQYIDGIWDEGGTNIGAGLSAGRFQLASAQGQFSVNRLILMSDGQPTEGITDDEGLTQQARELRAAGITLSAIGVGTDFNEDLMQSFAEYGAGAYGFLEDAGQLATLFQKDLQQATTSVARDVTLTFTLPAGTSLGEVLGYRASQSGNVVSVALPDFSAGQLERVVVRLNVTDETVGHTVRVTDLKLAYTDLIRNVGVENAASLSSVVTDRREEVLAKQDKEATVYAARARSAVNTQKAAEALRGGRKDEAKVYLQQNQALFHEASAVTGAAAVAADVAEQQATMDEFDSADNDEETRSAVKRSKVKALKSFGKVGSTY is encoded by the coding sequence ATGAACCGAACGGTCCTCTTCCTCAGCCTCGCCGGTGGCCTCGCCCTCACGGCGCTCGTGCTGGGGCTGCCGCAGCTCGGAGGCGTGCAACCTCCGCAACCGCCTCCGGTCCCCGTGGTGGTGACGCCGCCGCCCACCCCGCCCCAGCCCGTCACCGCGACGCCCGGCTCGCTCACCATGACGAGCCGCCTGTCGCACCCGTACATCCCCGTGGGCACGTCCGAGGTCTTCGCCACGGTGGACCTGACGGGCGCGGAGGTGCCGGGCGCGAAGCGCAGCCCCGTGAATCTGGCGCTGGTCATCGACCGCTCGGGCTCCATGAGCGGCTACAAGCTGCAGCAGGCGAAGCAGGCCGCGCGGCATCTGGTGAGCCTGCTGCGCGACGAGGACCGGCTGGCCATCGTCCACTACGGCTCGGACGTGAAGAGCCTGCCGTCGCTGCAGGCCACGCCGGGAAACCGTGAGCGGATGCTCCAGTACATCGATGGCATCTGGGACGAGGGCGGCACCAACATCGGCGCGGGCCTGTCCGCCGGCCGCTTCCAGCTCGCCTCGGCGCAGGGGCAGTTCTCCGTCAACCGCCTCATCCTGATGAGCGACGGCCAGCCCACCGAGGGCATCACCGACGACGAGGGCCTGACGCAGCAGGCGCGGGAGCTGCGCGCCGCCGGCATCACCCTGAGCGCCATTGGCGTGGGCACCGACTTCAACGAGGACCTGATGCAGTCCTTCGCGGAGTACGGCGCGGGCGCGTACGGCTTCCTCGAGGACGCGGGGCAGCTGGCCACCCTCTTCCAGAAGGACTTGCAGCAGGCCACGACGTCCGTGGCGCGCGACGTGACGCTGACCTTCACGCTGCCCGCGGGCACGTCGCTGGGCGAGGTGCTGGGCTACCGCGCCAGCCAGTCCGGCAATGTCGTCAGCGTGGCGCTGCCGGACTTCTCCGCGGGCCAGCTGGAGCGCGTGGTGGTGCGGCTCAACGTGACGGACGAGACGGTGGGCCACACGGTGCGCGTGACGGACCTGAAGCTGGCGTACACGGACCTCATCCGCAACGTGGGCGTGGAGAACGCGGCCTCGCTGTCCTCGGTGGTGACGGACCGCCGCGAGGAGGTGCTGGCGAAGCAGGACAAGGAGGCCACGGTGTACGCGGCGCGGGCGCGCAGCGCCGTCAACACGCAGAAGGCCGCCGAAGCCCTGCGCGGGGGCCGCAAGGACGAGGCGAAGGTCTACCTCCAGCAGAACCAGGCCCTCTTCCACGAGGCCAGCGCCGTCACCGGCGCCGCCGCGGTGGCCGCCGACGTGGCCGAGCAGCAGGCCACGATGGACGAGTTCGACAGCGCGGACAACGACGAGGAGACGCGCTCGGCCGTCAAGCGCAGCAAGGTGAAGGCCCTGAAGAGCTTCGGCAAGGTGGGCTCGACGTACTGA